Within the Pseudomonas oryzae genome, the region CGAGGCAGCGTGGGTCGGGTAGTCCTTGATCTTCACGTCGAGGACGGTGGTCAGGCCGCCGAGGCCCTGGGCGCCGATGCCCAGCTGGTTGACCTTGTCGAACAGCTCGAGGCGCAGTTCCTCGATGCGGTTCTGCGGGCCGCGCTTCTTCAGCTCATGGATGTCGATCTCCTCCATGAGCGATTCCTTGGCCAGCAGGGCGGCCTTCTCGGCGGTACCGCCGATGCCGATGCCCAGCATGCCCGGCGGGCACCAGCCGGCGCCCATTTCCGGCACGGTCTTCAGCACCCAGTCGACGATCGAGTCGGACGGGTTGAGCATGCCCATCTTCGACTTGTTCTCCGAGCCGCCGCCCTTGGCCGCGACGTCGATCTCCACGGTGTCGCCGGGGACAATCTGGTAGTGGATCACCGCCGGGGTGTTGTCCTTGGTGTTCTTGCGGGCACCGGCCGGGTCGGCCAGGATCGAGGCGCGCAGGACGTTGTCCGGGTTGTTGTAGGCGCGACGCACGCCCTCGTTGATCATGTCGTCCAGGCTCAGGGTGGCGCCGTCCCACTGGACGTTCATGCCGACCTTGACGAAGACGGTGACGATGCCGGTGTCCTGGCAGATCGGACGGTGGCCGGTGGCGCACATGCGCGAGTTGATCAGGATCTGGGCGATGGAGTCGCGGGCCGCCGGCGACTCCTCGCGCAGGTAGGCCTCGTGCATGGCCTGGATGAAGTCGACGGGGTGGTAGTAGGAGATGTACTGCAGGGCGTCGGCGACGCTCTGGATCAGGTCGTCTTGCTTGATCACGGCCATGGAACGCGGTCCTCTATCAGGCGGAACTTCACGGCGCGCCACCGCAGGCGGCGCAAAAAAACGGCGCGGCAGTATAGCGCGCAGGCGGCATGGCGGACACCTGCCCGCCGTCGACCTTGGTCGATTGGCGAACGCTGCGTCGCTCGTCCGCCACCAAGCAGAAGGCCGCCCGAGGGCGGCCTTCTACATGTGCGGTGCCGGTCAGGCCAGCGGCTCGCCGACGTGGAGGATCTTCAAGGTGTTGGTGCCGCCGATGGTGTCGTAGCTGTCGCCCTTGCTCATGATCACCCAGTCGCCCGGCTCGACCACGCCGCGCTTGAGCAGCTCGTCGACCGCGGCCTGGCTGACCTTCTCCGGCGGCAGTGCCGCGGCGTCGAAGGGGATGGTCTGCACGCCGCGGAACAGGGCGACGCGCGCCTGGGTCTCTCGGTGCGGCGAGTAGGCGAAGATCGGCACCGAGGAGCGGATGCGCGACATGATCAGCGGGGTGTAGCCGCTTTCGGTGAGGGCGATGATCGCCTTGACGCCGGGGAAGTGGTTGGCGGTGTACATGGCGGCCAGGGCGATGCTCTCGTCGCAGCGCTCGAAGCTCAGGCCCATGCGGTGGGTGGACTTCTGGCTGGTCGGGTGTTTCTCGGCGCCGACGCAGACGCGCGCCATGGCCTTGACCGCTTCCACCGGGTAGTCGCCGGCGGCGCTCTCGGCCGACAGCATCACCGCGTCGGTGTAGTCGAGCGCGGCGTTGGCCACGTCGGACACCTCGGCGCGGGTCGGCATCGGGCTGTGGATCATCGACTCCATCATCTGCGTGGCGGTGATCACCACTTTGTTCAGGCGGCGGGCGTGGGCGATGATCTTCTTCTGGATGCCGACCAGCTCGGCGTCGCCGATCTCCACGCCGAGGTCGCCACGGGCGACCATCACGCCGTCGCTGGCGCGGATCAGCGCATCCAGCGATTCGTCGTCGGCCACCGCCTCGGCGCGCTCGATCTTGGCGATCAGCCAGGCGTCGCTGCCGGCCGCGTCGCGCAGCTGGCGGGCGTAGTGCATGTCGGCGGCGTCGCGCGGGAAGGACACCGCCAGGTAGTCCAGCTCCATTTCGGCGGCCAGCCGGATGTCGGCCTTGTCCTTGTCGGTCAGCGCCGGCGCGGTCAGGCCGCCGCCGCGGCGGTTGATGCCCTTGTGGTCGGACAGCGGACCGCCGACGGTGACCTTGCACAGCAGCTCGCTGGCGGTGACCTGCTCGACCTGCATGATCACCCGGCCGTCGTCGAGCAGCAGCTCGTCGCCGACCTTGCAGTCCTTGACCAGGTCCGGGTAGTCGATGCCGACCACTTCCTGGGTGCCGGCGTCGCGCGGGTGGCTGATGGAGAAGCGGAACTCGTCGCCTTGCTGCAGCTCGATGCGCTTGTTGGCGAACTTGGCGATGCGGATCTTCGGGCCTTGCAGGTCGCCGAGCAGGGCGACGTGGCGATCGTGCTTGGCGGCCAGCTCGCGCACCAGGCGGGCGCGGGCCTTGTGCTCCTCGGGGCTGCCGTGGGAGAAGTTCAGGCGAGCGACGTTCATCCCGGCGAGGATCAGCTGCTCCAGCACTTGCGGCGAGCTGCTGGCCGGGCCGAGGGTGGCGACGATCTTGGTACGGCGAAAGGGCATCAGGGGTCTCCTGGTCGATAGCGGGGTAACGCCGGCGCTCCCGCTTGTGGCGGCGGGCGCCGGAGTGTTCGGTTGCAGCGTGCGGGCGGACGGCCCGCGGCGCGGAAAGAGCGGGGCGCCTCAGTTGGCGCCGGTCGGTTGCGGCTTGAGCACCAGCAGGTCGCAGTTGACGCCCTCAAGCACGCGCTCGGCGGTGTGGCCGATCAGTGCGGTGTCGAGGTGGCCGCGGGCGATGGCGCCCATCAGCAGCAGGTCGACGGCATTCTCCTCGACGAAGCGCGGCAGGGTTTCCTCGGCGAAGCCCTGCAGCAGGTGCGTGCGCGGCTTGGCGATGGCGTGACTGCCGAGCAGCTGCTCGAAGGCCTCGCGGTGACGCTCGCCGGTGCGCTCCACATAGTACTCGTAATCGGCCACCAGTTCGGCATCGAATACCAGGGTGCGCGGCAGCGGCGCATAGCTGTGCAGGAAATGCTCCTCCAGACCCAGCTTCTTGCCCAGCGTCTGCGCCACCTCGATCAGCTGGTGGTCGAGGGTCGCCGGCTTGTCGGCGCTGTGGGTCGGGTCGAGGGCCACGGCCATTTTCCGGCCGAGCCATTCGCCGTGCGGCTTGACCAGCCACAGCGGCGCCGGACAGTAGCGGATCAGCTGCCAGCAGGTGTTGCTGAGCAGCAGGCGGTGCAACAGGCCATGGCTGTGCGCGGTCTTCAGCACCAGGTCGGGTTTCAGCTCCTCGGCGCGGGCGATGATCATCTTGTGCAGCGGCTTGCCCCAGCGCACCTCGCTGGTCACCTGCAGGCCTTGCTGACGCAGCGGCGCGGCCAGTTGCTCCAGCCACTCCTTGCGTTGTCTGAGCAGCGAGTGGCGCGCCTTGTCCAGCGCCGGGGCGTCGAACAGCAGGCCGCTGTCCAGCGAGCTGTTGAACTCGCAGATCAGCAGCTCGAGGGCGGCGCCACTCTGCCGGGCGATCCAGGCCGCGCGTTCGAGCGCCGGTTGCGGATTCTGGGTGGGATCGATGATCACCAGCAGCTGGTGGAGTTGCATGACGGATTCCTCGGCCGGATAGGTGGAGACCCCAGGGCGCGCACGCCGGGGGTGGTCGGCTTGATTCGCTCAGCCTAGCGCCAGCGACAGTGGACATGCAAACCGGTGACGGCGGCGTGACAGAGCCCCCGGCGGCGCTGGTTGCGGCTCAGAATGTGCCGGCCGCCTTCCACTGCAGGTAGCGGTTGACCAGCTCGGGGCCCAGCTCGGCGGGACGCACGTCGAGCACCGGCAGGCCCTGGGCGGCGAGGCGCTCGTGCAGGGCGTCGCGGGCGGCGGCGTAGTCGACGCTGCCGCAGTAGGCCAGCGCCTGGCGATAGCTGTCCACCGGCTGCTGGCGCTGGCGGTCGAGCACTTCCTCGCGCAGGCTGGCGATCAGCAGGCGGTGGCGGCGGGCGATCTGCGCGGCGGCCAGCGGCAGCTGCTGGTCGTCCTCGTCGCGCAGGTTGCTGAGCAGCAGCACCAGCGCGCGGCGCGGCTGGCGCGCGAGCAGCTCGCCGGCGGCGGCCAGGTAGTCGCCGGGCAGGCGCCCAGGTTGCAGGTCGTAGACGCCGTTGAGCAGCGCGTTGAGCTGGCGCTGGCCCTTGGCCGGCGGCAGGTAGCGCGGGGTCTCGCCGGCGAAGGCCAAGAGGCCCACCGCGTCGCCCTGGCGCAGGGCGACGTGGGCGAGCAGCAGGCAGGCGTTGAGGGCATGGTCGAAGTGGCTGAGGTCGCCGTCCTGGCTGCGCATGCGCCGGCCGCTGTCGAGCAGGAAGATGATCTGCTGGTCGCGCTCGTCCTGATAGTCGCGGGCGATCGGCTGGTGCTTGCGCGCGGTGGCCTTCCAGTCGATCAGGCGCAGGCTGTCGCCCTGGCGGAACTCGCGCAGCTGGTGGAACTCCAGGCCGCTGCCGCGGCGCGGGCGCTGGCGTACGCCGAGGCGGCCGAGCCAGCTGTCCACCGCCATCAGCTGCGCGCCGTGCAGGCGGGCGAAGTCGGGATAGACGCGGCTGAGGCCGGGCAGCTCGACATGGCGGCGCGCCTGCCACAGGCCGAGGCGGCTGGGCAGGCCGATCTCGCAGCGGGCGAAGCGGCTGTCGCCGCGCTGGCGCGGGCGCACCCGGTAGCGCAGCTCGACGCCCTGTTCGCGTGGCAGGGGCACGCGCTGCGGCAGGCCCTGGAACTCCAGCTCCGCCGGCACATGGTCGAACACTTCCAGCCAGGGCAGCGGTTCGCCGCCGGGGGTGATGCGCAGCGCCACCTCGTTCCAGCGGTCCAGCGCCAGATGGCCGGGCAGCACGCGCTCCACCTGCGGCGCCGGCAGGCGGCGCAGCCACAGCGCATCGAGCAGCGCCAGCAGGCCGAGGCTGAGCAGCGCGACCTGCCAGGTACGCTGGCTCCAGGCGGGCAGGGCGACGCCGAGCAGCGGCAGGGCGCCGAGCAGGATGGCGGCCAGCAGCAGGGCGGCGCTCAGGCCGAGCAGGCGGGGCGTGGGTTTCATGAGCGCGGCGCGGCCACCTGGTCGAGCAGCTGGGCGAGCACTTGGTCGACCTCGCGGCCCTCGATCTCCAGCTCCGGCGCCAGGCGCACGCGGTGGCGCAGCACCGCCGGCGCGCAGGCCTTGAGGTCGTCGGGGGTGACAAACTCGCCGCCGCGCAGTAGGGCGCGCGCGCGCGCGCAGCGCACCAGGGCGATGGAGGCGCGCGGCCCGGCGCCGAATACCAGCCCCGGCCAGTCGCGGGTGGCGCGCACCAGGCGCACGGCGTAGTCGAGCACCTGGGCGTCGAGCGGCAGCTCGGCACAGATCTTCTGCAGCACCGGCACGTCGCGCTCGCGCAGCAGCGGACGCAGGGCGGCGACCTCGAGCATGTCGCTGCGCGCCGAGCGGGTCACCTGGCGCACCAGCTCCAGCTCCTCCTCGTGCTCGGGATAGTCCATGCGCAGCTTGAGCATGAAGCGATCCAGCTCGGCCTCGGGCAGCGGATAGGTGCCCTCCTGCTCGATCGGGTTCTGGGTGGCCAGCACCATGAATGGCCGCGGCACCGCCAGGGCGTTGCCCTCCAGGGTGACCTGGCGCTCCTGCATCACCTCGAGCAGTGCCGCCTGGGTCTTGGCCGGCGCGCGGTTGATCTCGTCGGCCAGCAGCAGGTTGGTGAACACCGGCCCCTGGCGCAGCTTGAACTGCTCGCTGGCCAGGTCGTAGACGGCGTGGCCGGTGACGTCGCTGGGCATCAGGTCGGGGGTGAACTGGATGCGCGCGAACTGGCCGCCGAAGCAGCGCGCCAGGGCGCGCACCAGCAGGGTCTTGCCCAGGCCGGGGACGCCCTCGATCAGCACGTGGCCGCCGGCGAGCAGGGCGCAGAGCACCTCGTCGATCACCGTCTGCTGGCCGATCAGCGCCTTGCCCAGTTCGTCGCGTACCGCCCGCACCAGCTGGGTGGCGCGCTGGAACTGGCTGACCGCCGGC harbors:
- a CDS encoding fumarate hydratase, which codes for MAVIKQDDLIQSVADALQYISYYHPVDFIQAMHEAYLREESPAARDSIAQILINSRMCATGHRPICQDTGIVTVFVKVGMNVQWDGATLSLDDMINEGVRRAYNNPDNVLRASILADPAGARKNTKDNTPAVIHYQIVPGDTVEIDVAAKGGGSENKSKMGMLNPSDSIVDWVLKTVPEMGAGWCPPGMLGIGIGGTAEKAALLAKESLMEEIDIHELKKRGPQNRIEELRLELFDKVNQLGIGAQGLGGLTTVLDVKIKDYPTHAASLPVCIIPNCAATRHAHFVLDGSGPAELTPPPLDAYPEIVWEAGPSARRVNLDTITPEEVQSWKPGETVLLNGKMLTGRDAAHKRMVDMLNAGEQLPVDLKGRFIYYVGPVDPVRDEVVGPAGPTTATRMDKFTRQILEQTGLLGMIGKSERGPIAIDAIRDNKAVYLMAVGGAAYLVAQAIKKAEVLAFPELGMEAIYEFEVKDMPVTVAVDANGESVHITGPQIWKQKIADSLAVEVK
- the pyk gene encoding pyruvate kinase; this encodes MPFRRTKIVATLGPASSSPQVLEQLILAGMNVARLNFSHGSPEEHKARARLVRELAAKHDRHVALLGDLQGPKIRIAKFANKRIELQQGDEFRFSISHPRDAGTQEVVGIDYPDLVKDCKVGDELLLDDGRVIMQVEQVTASELLCKVTVGGPLSDHKGINRRGGGLTAPALTDKDKADIRLAAEMELDYLAVSFPRDAADMHYARQLRDAAGSDAWLIAKIERAEAVADDESLDALIRASDGVMVARGDLGVEIGDAELVGIQKKIIAHARRLNKVVITATQMMESMIHSPMPTRAEVSDVANAALDYTDAVMLSAESAAGDYPVEAVKAMARVCVGAEKHPTSQKSTHRMGLSFERCDESIALAAMYTANHFPGVKAIIALTESGYTPLIMSRIRSSVPIFAYSPHRETQARVALFRGVQTIPFDAAALPPEKVSQAAVDELLKRGVVEPGDWVIMSKGDSYDTIGGTNTLKILHVGEPLA
- a CDS encoding universal stress protein — its product is MQLHQLLVIIDPTQNPQPALERAAWIARQSGAALELLICEFNSSLDSGLLFDAPALDKARHSLLRQRKEWLEQLAAPLRQQGLQVTSEVRWGKPLHKMIIARAEELKPDLVLKTAHSHGLLHRLLLSNTCWQLIRYCPAPLWLVKPHGEWLGRKMAVALDPTHSADKPATLDHQLIEVAQTLGKKLGLEEHFLHSYAPLPRTLVFDAELVADYEYYVERTGERHREAFEQLLGSHAIAKPRTHLLQGFAEETLPRFVEENAVDLLLMGAIARGHLDTALIGHTAERVLEGVNCDLLVLKPQPTGAN
- a CDS encoding DUF58 domain-containing protein; its protein translation is MKPTPRLLGLSAALLLAAILLGALPLLGVALPAWSQRTWQVALLSLGLLALLDALWLRRLPAPQVERVLPGHLALDRWNEVALRITPGGEPLPWLEVFDHVPAELEFQGLPQRVPLPREQGVELRYRVRPRQRGDSRFARCEIGLPSRLGLWQARRHVELPGLSRVYPDFARLHGAQLMAVDSWLGRLGVRQRPRRGSGLEFHQLREFRQGDSLRLIDWKATARKHQPIARDYQDERDQQIIFLLDSGRRMRSQDGDLSHFDHALNACLLLAHVALRQGDAVGLLAFAGETPRYLPPAKGQRQLNALLNGVYDLQPGRLPGDYLAAAGELLARQPRRALVLLLSNLRDEDDQQLPLAAAQIARRHRLLIASLREEVLDRQRQQPVDSYRQALAYCGSVDYAAARDALHERLAAQGLPVLDVRPAELGPELVNRYLQWKAAGTF
- a CDS encoding AAA family ATPase, whose protein sequence is MSEESSTQPIDPVDSDAASHAAAPAPTETAAPAEPAANADKPAVSQFQRATQLVRAVRDELGKALIGQQTVIDEVLCALLAGGHVLIEGVPGLGKTLLVRALARCFGGQFARIQFTPDLMPSDVTGHAVYDLASEQFKLRQGPVFTNLLLADEINRAPAKTQAALLEVMQERQVTLEGNALAVPRPFMVLATQNPIEQEGTYPLPEAELDRFMLKLRMDYPEHEEELELVRQVTRSARSDMLEVAALRPLLRERDVPVLQKICAELPLDAQVLDYAVRLVRATRDWPGLVFGAGPRASIALVRCARARALLRGGEFVTPDDLKACAPAVLRHRVRLAPELEIEGREVDQVLAQLLDQVAAPRS